The Ziziphus jujuba cultivar Dongzao chromosome 3, ASM3175591v1 region GAAAAAACAACTAGATTTAGAGTATGTTTTTTATGCTATAATAACATGAACAAAAACATCTACTTTACTTTTGACACTCTCAATGTCCATATCTAGTTTGAATATTTCATACTTATGTGGGCCATACGATGCAAAACTTGTCaaactttaaaaacaaaaatgaaagcactattatttattatttttttcaaaatccaaataaacaaagaaaaaaattactgcTTCATAGCCTGTAATTTTGTCTGCTCATGATTTAAGTGGCTTGAATGTTTCTTTGatcaccaaaacatatatattgttcaaaaaacaaaattcaaaccaAATCTTAATAAAATCTTTAATTCTGTCTTTATTTAAGAaccagaataaaaaaataaaaaacccaaaagtagtttttttttttttttttttcaaattttgatagaTAGATATAAATAATGTACATAACGTTAAacaagaagagagagaagaaaataataaaattatttaaaaaattattggggACCCAACAGGAAAGCATAAGAAAGCAGGTTGCAGCTGGCACGGCTAACGGCTACTTTTGGAATAAGACCTTCCAACGGTCATGATCATCCACTGACCCCTACCCGGCCAACTCACCTCAACTCAGTTCAACTCGTtggtcaaattcaaatttatttttttaattaaataattaaaacaccaaCTTCCATTTCAAATCCCACGCGCATTTAATAAACAACGAGCAACACCAACCAAGTGCGTGTGGGCCACCGTCCACAGAGGAATCCAACGACTATGAATCCCTGTAATTCGACACGTCGTTTCAGgtagtattattttattcaaaatttttaaaataaataaataataataataatttttgtttgtttatttttaatttattttaaagaaaaattttgaataaaataaaatataaattcaatatatatttttttgttttcctcaaATTCAACCAATCAATCATTCCAAGTAGGGATCGCTTTTTCTTCACAcacagtctctctctctctctctctctctctctctctctgtctctctcccaAAGCTAACTCTTTTCTCTTTCAGTGAATCGGATAAGGTGATTTCTCATCTgggttttgcttttctttttccatttgtgtgtgtgtgtgtgtgattttttttttttttttttttttttttgggtattgggCTGgtgaaaaatttatgttttctgAGAAATAAATGTGAATAATTTGCTGTGACTTTGGACGATTTAGTCATGGTTTTGCGAAGATCTTTCATTGGTCTGAAAAGTTTGATTCTTGCACTGTTTAATTGTGCCGTTTTCTTTACTTTTacttttatgtaattaaatatattttatatatatatatatataaaatatgtatttctaGGAATCTATGCTTTCTTTCTTCAAGAAATGGGAATATGGTATTCTTGAACATTAGGGTTTTTCTTATAACTTCGATCTGAAATggttatttctcttttttggtaCTTTTCTCGGTTTATAGGCGTAggtttttaccaaatatatatgtatattattttgtttttcttttggcaAAGGGTGAGGTTGGTGGGGATGAAATGTTTAAAGATTAAGCTTTTAAATTCCTTGCACCTCTCTTCTAATGGGGGAGATTAGTAGTTTTCCTCTTTGTGGACTTGTAATCAGTTGTGTAGAAAATATAGAGTGAGTATATTGGTTTAGCTGATACGTTTGGGTTTGAGTCAGATTGAGCATGATTACACTCAAAATCTACTATTTATTGGGTCTTGAAAGTTGGAATATGCTGTAGCTGTCTTTATAATCGTTTCTTGGAATCCTTGAGTTATGTTTTCATTTTGGTTAGACTCTTCTGATTCTTTAACATTACGTACATTATAAGTCTATAATTCACCTTGAAACTGAGACATGAATGATACATAGACATGAACAGGCCTTGTATTATGCATGGACGTTCTACTTGCATTCTATAAGTGTTGTATATTGAAGTCATTTTAGAACATCAAATTcctgtattttgttttttatatgttaGGATTGATCCTTATAATTGCTTATTCCGCATACTATTGTTTGTTTGTATGatttgttttggttttggttttcttttttaatgggaGATGAATGATTTACCTTCATGGTTTAATGAGATATTGCTTTACCATTTTCAGGCCTCTTTGCTGACTGCTTGATTAGTCTCTTCACTCGCCAACAAATTTGAAGTTGTTGGCTGTAAATTGCTGAGTGATCGATTATCTTTTAGCAGCTGGAGTTTGTATAAGACCTCCATAGTTTTTGTGGTTATGGTAATTTATTCTTGCTTCTTGTGATactttcatttttctattttttttttttttaagtcacaTTGCCTTACCCAATAATATGTCAGTGATTAGCTTTATAATAACCTTAATAGGAATATAAATGCTTCAGCTATGACAATATGGTGATTTTGACTTCTAAATTGATTATTTGCTTAAATTGGCCTATGGAAATATGTTGAGAGCTAGtctttggaaaatttatggacTAGCTAGTAGAGGGGTTTGTTTGTAATAGCCTCATTGTTGTATATGGAACTCGTCCATGTCTGTGGATAAAATAGGATTTAGACATGTTTTGAGCTAGTTGTGGATTACTCTTTTCATTTATgaatttgaataattataaaaatcattCAACCACGTTGTCTCCTATTTTAATTGGGCCTTTAAACTTTTTCTTTAGCAGGGTAACCTTGAAAGATACTATAATACTAAATAAGGTTATTCTACTTTAGTTTAATATTAGAGGTTGATGAAACTGACCAATTGGCATACATAAGCAATGTATTtggcaattttttcttttttggaataaaactattaaaaaagataCTATAATACTAAATAAGGTTATTCTACTTTAGTTTAATATTAGAGGTTGATGAAACTGACCAATTGGCATACATAAGCAATGTATTtggcaattttttcttttttggaaataaaactattaaaaaaactcTTCAAGCATATATTATCCATGTAGTCTGTGTTTGTAAATACCTATTTGACAGTACGTCAAATATAAAGGACAAAACTAAGACATGAGCTAAACTGGTGATATTTCTGATAATCCCTTCCAAATTTCAGTTTTCCTTATAGTTTGACTGTGCCATGGTTTTAGGCTACAAATGAGAATCTTCCACCAAATGTAATCAAGCAACTTGCAAAGGAATTGAAAAGTCTTGATGAATCCCCTCCCGAAGGCATTAAAGTTGGGGTAAATGATGATGACTTTTCAACCATATTTGCTGATGTTGATGGCCCAGGCATGTACTTTTGCTTTCTAATCTTCTTAATATTTTgagttttcaaaattataaagattattattcatttaaattttttttcttacagcTGGGACTCCATATGAGAATGGTGTTTTCCGCATGAAGTTGTTGTTATCTCATGACTTCCCTCATTCTCCTCCCAAGGGtttgtatatttattgatttataagATTTAAGTGCATATGATGTAGTGAACATCAGTTAGCTGGGTTTAAGGCTTTGGGTTCTGTATTGTAATCAATTGTGATGGATCtttgtactctctctctctctctctctctctctctcttactcttCTTTTACCTATTTGTTTGCAATCTTTAATATACTTATTCTTtctgaaataatttttataggATACTTTCTGACTAAGATTTTCCATCCAAACATTGCAACTAATGGGGAGATTTGTGTCAATACACTGAAGAAAGATTGGAATCCAAGTCTTGGATTACGACATGTTCTTATTGTAAGTTCGATTGATGGTTCAAGTCCTGTCCATTGGATATATGTCTCAAAACTTCATCAGCTAATAGTTTGgagatttttttgcttttttggtcAAGTCATTTTCTCCTACTTTGGGTTTTGTGTGGAACAGGTAGTCAGGTGCTTGTTGATCGAACCTTTTCCAGAATCAGCCTTGAATGAACAGGCTGGCAAAATGCTGCTTGAAAATTATGAGGCGTATGCAAAACATGCCAGGTAAGTCGTGTCATGATGATTTTGGaggggaattttgtggtaaaacATGTTACCACTCTTAAAGATAGTGTAGGGAGGAATTGGCACTGAAGGGCATGTGTTGTGGGACCTTAAATTAGAAGGTCATCTAATCTGCAACATGATAAGTTCTAGAGGATTCAAGGGACTTTACATTTGAATATGGAGTTTTTAATGAAGACAACATTCTTAGTTGATTTGGCTTTGGAAGAACATTTGTTGCACAGGACCTTTAATTGGAATATGGAATAAAATTTCGTTCAAGTATATGATCTTATTTAGTATACATGATAagataatttttccataaatAGTTTTTCTACTGGTGACTTACGGAGCAATTTCAATGGGTGAAAACTTTTTTCTAACCAAAATGAGTTGTATCTTTATTATTACTCTTGGTTATGAAGCAGTTGACCATGTATTTTTAATCATGTATGCAGGCTTTATACCGTTATTCATGCTAAGccaaaaccaaaattcaaaACGGGAGCCATTTCGGAGTCCACCACTGCACTGAATGTTGACCAGAGTAACACCTCAGCACTTATTGCTGACCAGAAGAGTGCGGCACCTAGTGCTACATTGCCTTTGCCGTCCCCGTTGCCATCTACAACATCTGCCAGAGCAAATGGTAAGGAGCAAGCCGTTGTAGCTCCAACAGAGATAGGTGGAGCTGGCGGTGGTGGATCTGTTGCACCAGCAGCATCAACAATTCCTCAAAGGAAGGAAGGTGCATTGTCAAAAGCACAGGCTGACAAGAAAAAGTTAGATGCAAGAAAGAAAAGTTTAAAGAGATTATAAAGCGAAAAAATGGGCAATGATTGAACTGCTACTTGTTGAGAGTTTGTTGCTAATTTGTTGTTCATTGGAGGGGATGAATAGTGACAGTCCATCGGGATGAGGATCGGGGTCGGGATAATGTAGGGTTGCATGGGATACTGTCATGTGGGAAAAGTGATGGATCAAATTTACCAGCTTCCCTTCCATCTGTGTTGTGTTGTAacattctcttttctttttcttttttcggctCACTTTGTACTTTCATTTTCCCCAGCAGGCTCTGCAAGTTGCGGAGTTGCACTTAAAACCTTTGATGTTGGTCTGTTGTCCCCAGTAGAAATTAGAAACCCTTCAAAAGAATTTACTTGGTATCTTCCAAAAGAAAGCCAGGCATTGCCCAAGAAGAGAAGTAAAaataaccccccaaaaaaaaaaaaaaaaggccaggAACCATC contains the following coding sequences:
- the LOC107423515 gene encoding ubiquitin-conjugating enzyme E2 22; translation: MATNENLPPNVIKQLAKELKSLDESPPEGIKVGVNDDDFSTIFADVDGPAGTPYENGVFRMKLLLSHDFPHSPPKGYFLTKIFHPNIATNGEICVNTLKKDWNPSLGLRHVLIVVRCLLIEPFPESALNEQAGKMLLENYEAYAKHARLYTVIHAKPKPKFKTGAISESTTALNVDQSNTSALIADQKSAAPSATLPLPSPLPSTTSARANGKEQAVVAPTEIGGAGGGGSVAPAASTIPQRKEGALSKAQADKKKLDARKKSLKRL